Proteins from a single region of Sphaerochaeta globosa str. Buddy:
- the era gene encoding GTPase Era codes for MKCATVAIIGRPSAGKSTLLNTICEMKVSITASTPQTTRNAIRGIYTDARGQLIFTDTPGFHLSEKTLNKRLQDTALKSLEESDAVLYIIDSKRSAGEEELALVSHIAKIKTPVICVINKADIIRDSEEEAVKAFLAEHLPDRPVLKASAKLDEGVDEILIELFKIAPEGELLYPPDAYTDQNLEFRISEIIREKAINLVTEEIPHAIYVTIEDIEHTEATNTIWIRAAIIVERDTQKGIVVGKGGANITKIRKGAEPEIRQIFSGKKLRLDLRVKAQDKWRNNSVVLDKILR; via the coding sequence ATGAAATGTGCCACGGTTGCCATTATCGGCCGACCATCTGCAGGCAAAAGCACCCTGCTCAATACTATTTGTGAGATGAAAGTCTCAATCACCGCCTCTACGCCCCAGACGACCCGCAACGCCATCAGGGGAATCTATACCGACGCCCGTGGTCAGTTGATCTTCACTGACACCCCGGGTTTCCACCTCAGTGAGAAGACGCTGAACAAGCGCCTGCAGGATACGGCTCTCAAAAGCCTTGAGGAAAGCGATGCAGTGCTCTACATCATCGACTCCAAGCGCAGTGCCGGAGAAGAAGAACTTGCCTTGGTCTCCCATATTGCCAAAATTAAGACTCCGGTAATTTGCGTCATCAACAAGGCCGACATTATCCGCGACAGTGAAGAAGAGGCTGTAAAAGCCTTCCTTGCCGAACACCTTCCCGACAGGCCCGTGCTCAAAGCCTCGGCCAAGTTGGATGAAGGGGTCGATGAGATTCTTATCGAACTGTTCAAGATTGCCCCTGAAGGGGAGCTGCTCTACCCCCCCGATGCGTACACCGACCAGAACCTGGAGTTCCGTATCAGTGAAATCATCCGCGAGAAGGCCATCAATCTGGTCACCGAGGAGATTCCTCATGCCATTTATGTCACCATTGAGGACATAGAGCATACCGAAGCTACCAATACCATCTGGATTCGTGCTGCCATCATTGTTGAGCGCGATACCCAAAAGGGTATTGTGGTCGGCAAGGGTGGAGCCAACATCACCAAAATCCGCAAGGGTGCCGAGCCCGAGATCCGTCAGATTTTCTCCGGCAAGAAACTCAGGCTCGACCTCAGGGTAAAAGCCCAGGACAAGTGGAGAAACAACTCCGTCGTCCTGGACAAGATCCTGCGCTAA
- a CDS encoding septal ring lytic transglycosylase RlpA family protein — translation MKRLMALLAVLLLSSLWLFAADEPLQPGSVIEKGIASWYTTDKSESLTANGEIFDPNVLSAAHKSLKFGTIVRVTNLANGKSVDVRINDRGPYVDGRIIDLTPAAAKQIDMLNSGISSVDLTLIFEPEVPESKYNRAGDTGWYQIQVGAYSSLLTAYAQYDRLLNAGLKPYAEQLPDSQAVRLTVRWVPAYQLDRTMKALSALGFAEKNVLKKSEVNPYR, via the coding sequence ATGAAACGATTGATGGCATTGCTTGCAGTACTTCTTCTCTCATCGCTTTGGCTCTTTGCAGCCGATGAACCGCTGCAACCCGGCAGCGTCATAGAAAAGGGAATAGCTTCCTGGTACACCACTGACAAGAGCGAGAGCTTGACTGCCAATGGTGAAATCTTCGACCCCAATGTACTGTCAGCCGCCCACAAGAGCCTGAAGTTCGGCACCATTGTCAGAGTGACGAACCTTGCCAACGGAAAGAGTGTGGATGTGCGCATCAACGACCGGGGCCCCTATGTTGATGGAAGAATCATCGACCTTACCCCGGCTGCTGCCAAGCAGATCGACATGCTCAATAGTGGTATCTCATCGGTCGACCTAACCCTGATTTTCGAACCGGAGGTTCCTGAGTCAAAGTACAACCGTGCAGGTGACACCGGCTGGTATCAGATCCAGGTGGGAGCCTACTCCTCCCTGCTCACCGCCTATGCCCAGTACGACAGGCTGCTCAACGCAGGGCTCAAGCCCTATGCCGAGCAACTTCCCGACTCTCAGGCAGTGCGGCTTACGGTACGCTGGGTTCCGGCTTACCAGCTCGATAGAACGATGAAGGCTCTCTCAGCCCTTGGCTTTGCCGAGAAGAATGTGCTGAAGAAGAGCGAGGTCAATCCTTACCGCTAA
- the lysS gene encoding lysine--tRNA ligase has protein sequence MSEQNVSTHWADIYADKIIREKGEKEVYTCASGITPSGTVHIGNFREIISVDLVVRALKAKGKQVRFIYSWDDYDVFRKVPKNMPQPELLATYLRKPITLVPDTTGKAENYARANELDVEQILPTVGVKPEFLYQADRYRSSMYAQGMRTALEKKDEIRAILDEFRTEPLEADWWPISVFSSFTDKDTTTVLDWDGEWNITYRDDETGQTETIDLRTTPYAKLPWRIDWPMRWAHEGVDFEPAGKDHHSEGGSFDTSKKVVTVFGAQPPVSFQYDFISIKGRGGKISSSSGEVIDIYDVLEVYTPEITRFMFAGTRPNTEFAISFDLDVLKIYEDYDTCERIYFGLQEVNEKRKEKEKRIYELSQVGEIPSEACFQIPFRHLCNLLQLHEGDIERAIGTLGEMTISQKDRLRTRCKCAWNWITTFAPEDFKYRLWHEGDALVELDELQTKAIHDLVKVVEQMDVLEDKEYTTRLYDAAKLNGLDTGDFFKLVYSIMIGKDKGPKLGPFLQTCGKEKVLAILTKY, from the coding sequence ATGAGTGAACAGAACGTATCTACACATTGGGCGGATATATACGCCGACAAGATCATTCGTGAGAAAGGGGAGAAAGAGGTATATACCTGTGCCTCCGGAATTACCCCTTCTGGCACCGTACATATTGGAAACTTCCGGGAGATTATCTCGGTCGACCTGGTGGTGAGAGCCCTCAAAGCCAAAGGCAAACAGGTCCGCTTCATCTACAGCTGGGACGACTACGATGTATTTCGCAAAGTTCCTAAAAATATGCCTCAGCCCGAGCTTTTGGCAACCTATTTGCGCAAACCCATCACCTTGGTTCCCGATACCACCGGCAAGGCTGAGAACTATGCACGTGCCAATGAATTGGATGTCGAGCAAATTCTTCCGACCGTCGGTGTAAAGCCCGAGTTTCTCTACCAAGCTGATCGCTACCGGTCAAGCATGTACGCCCAGGGCATGAGAACCGCCTTGGAGAAGAAAGACGAGATCAGGGCGATTCTTGACGAGTTCCGCACCGAACCGTTGGAAGCTGACTGGTGGCCGATTTCCGTATTCTCCTCCTTTACCGACAAGGACACAACCACTGTTCTCGACTGGGATGGCGAGTGGAATATTACCTATCGTGACGATGAGACCGGACAAACCGAGACCATCGACTTGCGTACTACTCCCTATGCCAAGCTGCCTTGGCGCATCGACTGGCCCATGCGTTGGGCTCATGAGGGCGTTGACTTCGAGCCGGCCGGAAAGGATCATCACAGCGAGGGCGGCAGCTTCGATACTTCCAAGAAGGTGGTAACCGTCTTCGGGGCTCAGCCTCCGGTATCGTTCCAGTACGACTTCATCAGTATCAAGGGCAGGGGAGGCAAAATCTCCTCGTCCAGCGGTGAGGTCATCGATATTTATGATGTCCTGGAAGTCTATACGCCTGAGATTACCCGCTTCATGTTCGCCGGTACGCGGCCGAACACGGAGTTTGCCATCTCCTTCGACCTTGACGTACTGAAAATCTACGAGGACTACGATACCTGCGAACGCATCTACTTCGGACTGCAGGAAGTCAATGAGAAGCGTAAGGAGAAGGAGAAGAGAATCTATGAACTGAGCCAAGTTGGTGAGATTCCCTCTGAAGCTTGCTTCCAGATTCCTTTCCGCCATCTGTGCAACCTCCTTCAGCTGCATGAAGGTGATATCGAACGGGCCATCGGCACACTCGGCGAGATGACCATTAGCCAAAAGGATCGACTCAGAACCCGGTGCAAGTGTGCTTGGAACTGGATTACCACTTTTGCCCCTGAGGACTTCAAATACCGACTCTGGCATGAGGGCGATGCACTTGTAGAACTGGATGAACTGCAGACCAAGGCAATTCACGACTTGGTGAAAGTCGTTGAGCAGATGGATGTATTGGAAGACAAAGAGTACACCACGCGCCTCTACGATGCTGCAAAGCTCAATGGTCTGGATACCGGTGACTTCTTCAAGCTTGTCTACAGCATTATGATCGGCAAGGACAAGGGACCGAAACTTGGACCTTTCCTGCAGACCTGTGGAAAAGAGAAAGTTCTGGCAATTCTTACCAAGTATTAA
- a CDS encoding ATP-dependent Clp protease proteolytic subunit has product MTGPLWNSTEKKGRYMPQEEEKKPAVQDPQIQEKLLKTRSILLSGEINKETAEVMIKQLLVLEGESNEPIKIFINSPGGDVDAGYAIFDMARFITAPVTMIGMGLVASAAALVLLAVPVERRIALPNSTYLIHQPMSGMRGVATDIEIHALHLEKLRLKLDALIAAETGKSAEDVRLDTERDHWLTAEEAKAYGLVSNIVSHRSKL; this is encoded by the coding sequence TTGACTGGACCTTTATGGAATTCAACTGAAAAGAAGGGGCGTTACATGCCACAAGAAGAAGAAAAGAAGCCTGCAGTGCAGGATCCGCAGATACAAGAAAAACTCCTGAAGACCCGAAGCATACTTTTGAGCGGGGAAATCAACAAGGAAACTGCAGAAGTCATGATTAAGCAGCTGTTGGTCCTCGAGGGCGAAAGCAACGAACCCATCAAGATTTTTATCAACAGCCCAGGCGGCGACGTCGATGCCGGATATGCAATTTTTGACATGGCCCGTTTCATCACCGCCCCTGTTACCATGATCGGCATGGGACTCGTGGCCAGTGCAGCAGCCCTCGTTCTGCTTGCCGTCCCTGTAGAGCGACGCATCGCACTTCCCAACTCCACCTACCTGATCCACCAGCCGATGAGCGGGATGCGCGGGGTGGCAACCGATATTGAAATTCATGCACTGCACCTGGAAAAACTCCGTCTCAAGCTCGATGCCCTCATTGCCGCAGAAACCGGTAAGAGTGCCGAGGACGTCAGACTGGATACCGAGCGGGATCACTGGCTCACTGCAGAAGAAGCCAAGGCCTACGGTCTGGTTAGCAACATTGTCTCCCACAGGAGTAAGCTGTAA
- a CDS encoding flavodoxin family protein has protein sequence MHVLMINTSPHQKGCTNRALEEIASVLQKKGVSSEILWIGKESLHGCIDCGYCFKHGVCVFNDDTVNEAGQKALACDALILGAPVHYASIAGAGSAFLDRLFRVVSKRMYLKPGASVVSCRRGGASASFDQLNKYFTISGMPVVSSTYWDSVHGNSVEEVEQDLEGLQVMRNLGSNLAWLLASIEAGRQAGVVAPEAERQFVTNYIR, from the coding sequence ATGCATGTTTTGATGATCAACACCAGTCCCCACCAAAAGGGCTGTACCAACCGGGCTCTTGAGGAAATTGCTTCTGTTCTTCAAAAGAAAGGAGTCAGTAGTGAAATCTTGTGGATCGGCAAAGAGAGCCTGCATGGCTGCATCGACTGCGGCTATTGCTTCAAGCATGGTGTTTGTGTTTTCAACGACGATACAGTAAATGAGGCGGGTCAGAAAGCACTGGCCTGTGATGCCCTTATTTTAGGAGCCCCGGTGCACTACGCAAGTATTGCAGGTGCGGGCAGTGCTTTCCTGGACCGGTTGTTCCGCGTTGTTTCCAAGCGTATGTACCTCAAACCCGGGGCCAGCGTGGTCTCCTGCAGAAGAGGTGGTGCCAGCGCTTCCTTCGACCAACTGAACAAGTACTTTACGATCAGCGGCATGCCGGTAGTCTCTTCAACGTATTGGGACAGTGTCCACGGAAATTCAGTAGAAGAAGTTGAACAGGACCTGGAGGGACTGCAGGTGATGCGAAACCTAGGCTCCAACCTTGCCTGGCTGCTCGCCTCGATCGAGGCAGGCAGACAAGCAGGTGTAGTAGCTCCTGAGGCTGAACGTCAGTTTGTTACGAATTACATCCGTTAG
- a CDS encoding AAA family ATPase, with protein MKSATVRIVGISIHNFKNVIDGSLSLENTRKNYRASIVGLYGQNGSGKTALIDSLELLKHVLCGSTIPGKFAEFINVDSDVATLVFEFAVNTLEDTSTLSYQFSIKSVLDTPERNIASLQTVDTKKRVCICNEILKCPILSDKQIRTGKLVDTDTTEVFLPRPKRQLLIGNDKESITNLLVAKKLASAQSRSFVFSREFLDAVRSTLKESMHSDKELSFYTSLIENLVNFGNHELFVINTTNSGLISLNEQPLSFKFAEGNMGALGSMMIPLNEPALIPLKAKDIVIKVIQNMNTVLQQIVPGLTISVKDLGTQVLENGKEGSRIQLMSRKNSREIPLNYESEGIKKLISILQLLIVVYNQPSITVAVDELDSGVFEYLLGEMLRIISEKGKGQLIFTSHNLRPLETLDRGFIAFTTTNPHNRYVRMTKVKDNNNLRDFYYRDIMLGEQDEELYEQTNNAEIALSFRKAGEYFGS; from the coding sequence ATGAAATCGGCTACAGTAAGGATTGTCGGTATATCCATCCACAACTTCAAGAATGTAATCGACGGATCGCTATCTCTCGAAAACACAAGAAAGAATTACCGGGCCAGCATTGTGGGCCTCTATGGCCAAAACGGTTCAGGCAAGACAGCCTTGATAGATTCCTTGGAACTTCTCAAGCATGTGCTATGCGGAAGTACAATCCCGGGGAAATTTGCAGAATTCATCAATGTTGATTCGGATGTCGCTACGCTTGTTTTTGAGTTTGCTGTGAATACCCTTGAGGATACTTCTACACTTTCATACCAGTTCAGCATTAAGTCGGTCTTGGATACTCCCGAACGAAATATAGCTTCCCTCCAAACTGTTGATACTAAGAAGCGGGTCTGTATATGCAATGAAATCCTGAAGTGTCCGATTCTGAGTGACAAGCAAATCAGGACAGGCAAGCTCGTTGATACAGATACAACAGAAGTCTTCCTTCCAAGACCGAAGAGGCAGCTTCTGATTGGTAATGACAAGGAATCTATCACAAACCTTCTTGTCGCAAAGAAGCTTGCAAGCGCACAATCCCGTTCCTTTGTGTTTTCTAGGGAGTTCTTGGACGCTGTAAGAAGCACTCTGAAGGAATCTATGCATTCCGATAAGGAACTTTCATTCTATACAAGTCTCATCGAGAACCTGGTGAACTTTGGAAACCACGAGCTTTTTGTCATCAATACCACTAATTCCGGCCTGATAAGTCTCAATGAACAGCCTTTGAGCTTCAAGTTCGCTGAAGGGAACATGGGAGCCCTCGGTTCGATGATGATTCCACTCAATGAACCAGCTTTGATACCACTGAAGGCAAAGGATATCGTCATAAAGGTCATCCAAAACATGAATACGGTCCTGCAACAAATCGTTCCCGGGCTTACGATTAGTGTCAAGGACTTAGGTACTCAGGTTCTTGAGAACGGCAAGGAGGGAAGCCGAATCCAGCTCATGTCTCGCAAGAACAGCAGGGAGATTCCACTCAATTATGAATCAGAGGGTATCAAGAAGCTGATCTCCATCCTCCAACTTCTCATCGTCGTTTACAATCAACCGTCCATTACGGTGGCCGTTGACGAACTTGATTCCGGAGTCTTCGAGTATCTGCTTGGAGAGATGCTCAGGATTATTTCTGAGAAGGGGAAGGGTCAATTGATCTTTACTTCACACAACCTACGCCCACTTGAGACGCTGGATCGCGGGTTCATTGCATTCACGACAACAAATCCACATAACCGTTACGTACGGATGACAAAAGTGAAGGATAACAACAACCTACGAGACTTCTATTATCGAGACATCATGCTTGGGGAACAGGATGAAGAACTCTATGAACAAACGAACAATGCTGAAATAGCGCTTTCGTTCAGGAAGGCTGGAGAATACTTTGGCTCGTAA